In Shouchella patagoniensis, the following are encoded in one genomic region:
- a CDS encoding dihydrofolate reductase codes for MIYFVYARDRNYAIGKDNDMPWHLPADLQHFKRTTIGKTIVMGRKTFDSMNGPLPKRRNIVLTRNKDFDANGAEVFNSVEEVQKLSEQEDVYIIGGTEIFKLFWDLCDKQIVTVIDHVFEADTFVPSLDDSEWELTEAIPGTMDEKNRYPHEYRTYTRKS; via the coding sequence ATGATTTATTTTGTGTATGCTAGGGACCGTAACTACGCGATTGGTAAAGACAATGATATGCCTTGGCACCTGCCAGCTGACTTGCAACATTTTAAACGAACGACAATCGGAAAAACGATTGTAATGGGAAGAAAAACATTTGATTCAATGAATGGTCCGCTGCCTAAAAGGCGAAACATAGTTTTGACTCGAAATAAAGATTTTGATGCAAATGGTGCTGAAGTTTTTAACAGTGTTGAAGAAGTACAAAAACTGAGCGAACAAGAAGATGTCTATATTATAGGCGGTACGGAAATCTTTAAACTGTTTTGGGATCTTTGTGATAAACAAATTGTGACAGTCATTGACCATGTCTTTGAAGCGGACACATTTGTTCCCTCACTTGATGATAGTGAATGGGAATTGACGGAAGCAATTCCTGGAACAATGGATGAAAAAAATCGCTATCCCCATGAATATAGGACTTACACCCGCAAGTCCTAA
- a CDS encoding thymidylate synthase, whose product MQQYLQLCEHVLTNGSQKSDRTGTGTISTFGYQMRFDLEEGFPVITTKKVHLRSIIHELLWFLKGDTNVAYLQENGVRIWNEWADENGELGPVYGKQWRSWEGANGKTIDQIAHVVDQIKNNPDSRRLIVNAWNVAEIDDMALAPCHCLFQFYVNDGKLSCQLYQRSADVFLGVPFNIASYALLTMMIAQVCGLKPGEFVHTFGDAHLYSNHIEQAKLQLTRDPLPLPKMVLNPEVTDLFAFTFKDFELQGYEAHPHIKAEVSV is encoded by the coding sequence ATGCAGCAATATTTACAGTTGTGCGAGCACGTTTTAACAAACGGCTCGCAAAAATCAGACCGGACAGGCACTGGTACAATTAGCACATTTGGTTATCAAATGCGGTTTGACTTAGAAGAAGGTTTCCCTGTTATTACAACAAAAAAAGTACACTTGCGTTCTATTATTCACGAATTACTATGGTTTTTAAAAGGCGATACGAATGTCGCTTATTTGCAGGAAAATGGAGTGCGTATTTGGAATGAATGGGCAGATGAAAACGGTGAACTGGGCCCTGTTTACGGAAAACAGTGGCGCTCTTGGGAAGGAGCTAATGGAAAAACGATTGATCAAATTGCTCATGTCGTTGATCAAATTAAAAATAATCCAGATTCAAGACGGTTAATCGTTAATGCATGGAACGTTGCTGAAATAGATGATATGGCTTTAGCGCCTTGTCATTGTTTATTCCAATTCTATGTAAATGACGGTAAACTCTCTTGTCAATTGTACCAACGTAGTGCAGATGTCTTTTTAGGTGTTCCATTTAATATTGCATCTTACGCTTTGCTTACAATGATGATTGCTCAAGTATGTGGTCTAAAACCTGGTGAGTTTGTTCACACATTCGGTGATGCACATCTTTACTCGAACCACATAGAACAGGCGAAGTTGCAGTTAACGAGGGATCCACTTCCGTTGCCAAAAATGGTGTTAAATCCTGAAGTTACTGACCTTTTTGCTTTTACGTTTAAAGATTTTGAGTTACAAGGATATGAAGCTCATCCACATATTAAAGCAGAGGTGTCTGTATGA
- a CDS encoding YunC family protein: protein MIDVQPLVIEGEQFLAITLKLPKTNFMAVTCDHGYIMCGALDVALLNEKLKEREIIAGRAVGVRTIEQLLDAPLESVTFKCEELGIKKGTKGKDALLLMKQAEV from the coding sequence ATGATTGATGTACAGCCGTTAGTAATTGAGGGTGAACAATTCCTGGCAATTACTTTAAAATTACCTAAAACAAATTTTATGGCAGTCACGTGTGATCATGGCTATATAATGTGTGGTGCGCTAGATGTGGCGCTGTTAAATGAGAAATTAAAGGAACGAGAGATCATTGCCGGTCGAGCAGTAGGTGTCCGTACAATTGAACAATTACTTGATGCACCACTTGAATCAGTTACATTTAAGTGTGAAGAGCTAGGAATTAAAAAAGGAACGAAGGGCAAAGATGCATTGCTACTAATGAAGCAAGCAGAAGTTTAA
- a CDS encoding bifunctional metallophosphatase/5'-nucleotidase, with protein MVNTIKITIFHTNDIHSGFVNWAKIVSHIKKERDTNTRYVDLGDHADRANPMTEATVGQGNIQLLNEAGVDFAAIGNNEGVTFSKEMLHSMYSQANFKLLAANLIDLDVGERPEWALPYWIDEMENGLKVAYIGYTAAMVHFYEQLGWDVSFSLDKLKDIVKAVSKKTDAIILLSHLGLPKDELIAESVSEIDVIIGAHTHNVLQGGKRINGTLICQAGKHGQYLGKLSLTFKGRALRYKEEELLDPNHFVEDPNTKVLLLNLENQANIALQKSAVYLKTTLPVKWFEQSIGPQALCDELTNWCGLDIGMMNAGVLLETLEKGPISFGDIHRVCPHPINPCIVELTGAELIETIERAQTDDIVQLALKGFGFRGKVLGTMIYTGIEINVNGIDVLGEPVKTDKTYKLATLDMYTFGFLFPKIAASSNKDYLLPEFLRDILLSMLKKRN; from the coding sequence GTGGTCAATACAATTAAAATTACTATCTTCCATACGAATGATATTCATAGTGGGTTTGTAAACTGGGCTAAAATTGTTTCTCATATAAAAAAAGAACGAGATACGAATACACGCTATGTCGATTTAGGTGATCATGCAGATCGTGCTAATCCAATGACAGAGGCAACAGTAGGTCAAGGGAACATTCAATTATTAAATGAAGCGGGCGTGGATTTTGCTGCAATTGGTAACAACGAAGGGGTTACATTTTCAAAGGAAATGCTCCATTCTATGTATAGTCAAGCAAACTTTAAATTGCTTGCAGCAAATTTAATCGATCTAGATGTTGGGGAGCGTCCAGAATGGGCCTTACCATATTGGATAGATGAAATGGAAAATGGTTTAAAAGTTGCATATATTGGCTACACAGCCGCAATGGTTCATTTTTACGAGCAGCTAGGCTGGGACGTATCTTTCTCATTGGATAAATTGAAGGATATAGTGAAAGCTGTCTCAAAAAAAACAGACGCCATCATTTTATTATCTCATTTAGGATTACCGAAAGATGAATTAATTGCAGAGTCGGTTTCAGAAATTGATGTCATCATTGGTGCCCATACACACAATGTTCTTCAAGGCGGAAAGCGTATAAATGGGACTTTGATTTGTCAAGCAGGTAAGCATGGTCAATACTTAGGGAAATTATCACTAACATTTAAAGGACGAGCACTTAGGTATAAAGAAGAAGAATTACTTGATCCTAATCATTTTGTTGAAGATCCAAACACGAAAGTGCTGCTTTTAAACTTAGAAAATCAGGCGAACATTGCCTTGCAGAAATCTGCTGTTTATTTGAAAACTACATTGCCTGTGAAATGGTTTGAGCAATCAATTGGACCACAAGCATTGTGTGATGAGCTAACAAACTGGTGTGGGCTCGATATTGGCATGATGAATGCGGGAGTGTTATTAGAAACACTAGAAAAAGGTCCAATCTCATTTGGAGATATTCACCGAGTTTGTCCACACCCGATCAATCCATGTATCGTTGAATTAACTGGCGCTGAATTAATTGAAACGATTGAACGTGCACAAACGGATGACATTGTACAGCTAGCACTAAAAGGGTTTGGTTTTCGCGGAAAAGTGCTCGGTACAATGATATATACTGGTATTGAAATTAATGTAAATGGCATAGATGTACTAGGAGAGCCTGTTAAAACAGATAAGACTTACAAATTAGCGACGCTTGATATGTATACGTTTGGGTTTTTATTTCCTAAAATTGCAGCATCATCCAATAAAGACTATTTGCTTCCAGAATTTTTGCGTGATATCTTATTATCAATGTTGAAAAAAAGGAACTAA
- a CDS encoding DUF72 domain-containing protein has product MIYIGLTGWGDHYSLYEGAKPTEKLGTYAGYFPIVELDSSFYAVQPVSSMEKWIRETPTSFQFIVKAYQEITGHQRGESKYSSKEDMFTAFKESLEPLIQADKLAMVLCQFPPWFDVQAKHVQLLRYVKNQLKQYPVALEFRHQSWFAPEFKEKTLAYMKEDNWIHSICDEPQAGPGSVPTVLEATHKGKTLVRLHGRNVHGWNGPRQGETWREVRYLYDYNLFEMNEWVEKLQQLKKQSEDVYVVFNNNSGGHAAGNARTLIERMNIHYSDLAPRQLDLF; this is encoded by the coding sequence ATGATTTACATAGGTTTGACAGGATGGGGGGACCATTATAGCTTGTACGAGGGTGCGAAACCTACTGAAAAACTAGGGACATATGCGGGCTATTTTCCAATTGTCGAGCTGGATTCTTCCTTTTATGCCGTTCAACCTGTTTCTTCAATGGAAAAATGGATTAGAGAAACGCCAACATCATTCCAGTTTATTGTAAAAGCATATCAAGAAATAACGGGGCATCAGCGGGGTGAATCGAAGTATTCCTCTAAAGAGGACATGTTCACTGCATTTAAAGAATCGTTAGAACCGCTCATTCAAGCAGATAAATTGGCAATGGTTCTCTGCCAGTTTCCACCTTGGTTTGATGTGCAAGCAAAGCATGTTCAATTGTTACGATATGTAAAAAATCAACTTAAACAGTATCCAGTTGCGTTAGAATTCCGTCACCAGTCTTGGTTTGCGCCGGAGTTTAAAGAAAAAACACTTGCTTATATGAAAGAAGACAATTGGATTCATAGCATCTGTGATGAGCCTCAAGCGGGTCCTGGTTCTGTCCCAACAGTTCTTGAAGCGACTCATAAAGGAAAGACTCTTGTCCGCTTGCACGGTCGAAATGTACATGGGTGGAATGGCCCACGTCAAGGAGAGACGTGGCGTGAAGTTCGATATTTATATGATTATAATCTATTTGAAATGAATGAGTGGGTGGAGAAATTACAGCAATTAAAAAAACAAAGTGAAGATGTGTACGTTGTATTTAATAATAATTCGGGTGGTCATGCAGCGGGGAATGCCCGAACTCTTATTGAACGAATGAACATTCATTATTCAGACTTAGCACCAAGACAACTCGATTTATTTTAG
- the sufB gene encoding Fe-S cluster assembly protein SufB, with protein sequence MAKKMPDIGEYKYGFSDRDVSIFRSGRGLTKEIVEEISRMKSEPQWMLDFRLKSLEQFYKMPMPQWGGDMSELNFDDITYYVKASDKTERSWDEVPEEIKNTFDKLGIPEAEQKYLAGVSAQYESEVVYHNMKEDLEDLGVVFKDTDTALKENEEIFRKHFATVIPAADNKFSALNSAVWSGGSFIYVPKGVKVDTPLQAYFRINSENMGQFERTLIIADEDSSVHYVEGCTAPVYTTNSLHSAVVEIIVKDNAYCRYTTIQNWAPNVFNLVTKRAVADKGATMEWVDGNIGSKLTMKYPAVIMRGEGAKGTILSIAIAGKGQHQDAGAKVTHLAPNCSSTIVSKSISKQGGKVTYRGICHFGRKSDGSKSKIECDTLIMDNESTSDTIPYNEILNNNITLEHEATVSKVSEDQLFYLMSRGISEEEATEMIVMGFIEPFTKELPMEYAVEMNRLIKFEMEGSIG encoded by the coding sequence ATGGCGAAAAAAATGCCAGATATCGGTGAATACAAATACGGTTTTTCGGATCGCGATGTGTCAATCTTCCGTTCAGGGCGTGGATTAACAAAGGAAATTGTTGAAGAAATCTCTCGTATGAAAAGCGAGCCTCAGTGGATGCTTGATTTCCGCTTAAAATCTCTTGAACAGTTTTATAAAATGCCAATGCCTCAATGGGGCGGGGATATGTCGGAACTGAATTTTGATGATATTACGTATTATGTAAAAGCATCAGACAAAACAGAGCGTTCTTGGGACGAAGTTCCAGAAGAAATTAAAAATACGTTTGACAAGCTGGGAATTCCTGAAGCAGAACAAAAATATCTAGCTGGTGTTTCTGCTCAATACGAATCAGAAGTTGTATATCACAATATGAAAGAAGATCTTGAAGATTTAGGTGTTGTTTTTAAAGATACAGATACAGCGCTTAAGGAGAATGAGGAGATCTTTAGAAAGCACTTTGCTACTGTCATTCCGGCTGCTGATAACAAATTCTCAGCGCTAAATTCAGCTGTATGGTCTGGTGGATCGTTTATCTATGTACCTAAAGGTGTAAAGGTTGATACGCCACTTCAAGCTTATTTCCGAATCAACTCTGAAAACATGGGGCAATTTGAACGTACGCTTATTATTGCGGACGAGGATAGTTCTGTACACTATGTAGAAGGTTGTACGGCTCCTGTTTACACAACGAATTCACTTCATAGTGCAGTTGTTGAAATTATTGTTAAAGACAATGCTTATTGTCGCTATACAACAATCCAAAACTGGGCGCCTAACGTATTTAACTTAGTTACAAAACGTGCAGTAGCTGATAAAGGTGCAACAATGGAATGGGTAGATGGCAATATTGGTTCGAAGTTAACAATGAAGTATCCTGCTGTTATCATGCGTGGTGAAGGCGCTAAAGGAACAATCCTTTCTATTGCAATTGCTGGTAAGGGACAACATCAAGATGCTGGTGCAAAAGTAACTCATCTTGCGCCAAATTGTTCTTCAACAATTGTTTCTAAATCGATTTCAAAACAAGGTGGTAAAGTGACGTATCGTGGAATTTGTCACTTCGGACGTAAGTCAGATGGTTCAAAATCTAAGATTGAGTGTGACACGCTCATCATGGATAATGAATCAACATCCGATACGATTCCTTACAATGAAATCTTGAACAATAATATTACACTTGAGCACGAAGCAACGGTTTCAAAAGTATCAGAAGATCAGCTATTTTACTTGATGAGCCGTGGAATTTCAGAAGAAGAAGCAACTGAAATGATCGTAATGGGCTTCATCGAGCCGTTTACAAAAGAACTTCCGATGGAATATGCGGTCGAAATGAACCGTCTTATCAAGTTCGAAATGGAAGGTTCGATTGGCTAA
- the sufU gene encoding Fe-S cluster assembly sulfur transfer protein SufU, whose amino-acid sequence MSSRDLDTLYRQVIMDHYKNPRNRGEIEGDALTVNLNNPTCGDRIQVQMEVKDGKVERALFTGEGCSISLASASMMTQAVKGLSVDKALALSTLFSDMMLGKDYDEEEFDLGDIEALSGVTKFPARIKCATLAWKALEKGLDENHSS is encoded by the coding sequence ATGTCTTCTCGTGATCTTGATACCCTTTACCGCCAAGTAATTATGGATCATTACAAAAATCCACGAAATCGCGGCGAGATTGAGGGCGATGCGTTAACTGTAAACTTGAACAATCCTACATGTGGGGACCGAATTCAAGTTCAGATGGAAGTGAAAGATGGAAAGGTTGAACGTGCATTGTTTACAGGGGAAGGTTGTTCCATCAGCCTTGCTTCTGCATCGATGATGACCCAAGCTGTAAAGGGTTTGTCAGTAGATAAAGCATTGGCATTATCAACACTTTTTTCAGATATGATGTTAGGAAAAGACTATGATGAAGAGGAATTCGACTTAGGTGACATCGAAGCATTATCGGGCGTAACGAAGTTTCCGGCACGGATCAAATGCGCAACACTAGCGTGGAAAGCACTTGAGAAAGGTTTGGACGAAAATCATTCATCATAA
- a CDS encoding cysteine desulfurase, which produces MNAKEIKKLFPILDQQVNGNPLVYLDSAATSQKPIQVIEKLDDYYRRYNSNVHRGVHTLGTIATDEYEGAREKVRAFLNADEVAEIVFTRGTTTALNLVAQSYGNDHVSEGDEIVITPMEHHSNIIPWQQLAKRKGAVLKYIPLQADGTIDLVDVEKTITERTKIVSVMHVSNVLGTINPISDIAKIAHKNGAIMAVDGAQSAPHIEVDIKELGCDFFAFSGHKMGGPTGIGALYGRKELLEKMEPIDFGGEMIDFVGLHDSTWKELPWKFEGGTPIIAGAIGFGAAIDFVSDLGFNEIEQHEKELVDYSFERLADLKDLTIFGPKERAGVVTFQLGDVHPHDVATVLDAEGIAVRAGHHCAQPLMKWLNVVATARASYYVYNTKEDIDALANGLVKAKEYFGDVFS; this is translated from the coding sequence ATGAATGCAAAAGAGATAAAGAAGCTGTTTCCGATTCTTGATCAACAGGTTAATGGAAACCCTCTTGTGTATCTCGATAGTGCAGCGACTTCACAGAAGCCTATACAAGTGATTGAGAAATTAGATGATTATTATCGTCGTTATAATTCCAATGTTCACCGTGGTGTTCATACACTTGGGACGATTGCAACAGATGAATATGAGGGTGCCCGAGAAAAAGTACGGGCTTTCCTCAATGCGGATGAAGTTGCGGAGATTGTGTTTACGCGTGGGACAACTACTGCTTTAAACCTTGTTGCGCAAAGTTATGGTAATGACCATGTTAGTGAAGGTGACGAGATTGTTATCACGCCAATGGAGCACCATTCTAATATTATTCCTTGGCAACAACTTGCAAAACGAAAAGGGGCAGTACTTAAGTATATTCCCCTTCAAGCAGATGGTACGATAGATCTGGTTGATGTTGAAAAAACGATCACTGAACGCACAAAAATTGTTTCAGTGATGCATGTATCGAATGTGCTTGGAACAATAAATCCAATTTCTGATATTGCAAAGATTGCCCATAAGAATGGAGCCATTATGGCAGTGGATGGTGCTCAAAGTGCACCGCATATTGAAGTGGATATAAAAGAGCTTGGATGTGATTTCTTTGCTTTTTCTGGCCACAAAATGGGTGGGCCAACTGGAATTGGTGCTTTATATGGCAGAAAAGAACTGCTTGAAAAGATGGAGCCGATTGACTTTGGCGGCGAAATGATTGACTTTGTCGGTTTACACGATTCAACTTGGAAAGAGCTGCCGTGGAAATTTGAAGGAGGCACACCAATTATCGCAGGAGCAATTGGTTTTGGTGCAGCCATTGATTTTGTATCGGATTTAGGTTTTAATGAAATTGAGCAACATGAAAAAGAACTCGTTGACTATTCGTTTGAACGGCTAGCGGATTTAAAAGATCTAACGATTTTTGGTCCAAAGGAACGCGCTGGTGTTGTTACTTTCCAACTAGGAGATGTACATCCCCATGATGTCGCGACTGTTCTTGATGCGGAAGGAATTGCTGTTCGTGCAGGTCATCATTGTGCACAGCCATTAATGAAGTGGCTAAATGTCGTTGCAACGGCACGTGCTAGCTACTATGTGTACAATACAAAGGAAGATATAGATGCTCTAGCAAACGGATTAGTCAAGGCAAAGGAGTATTTTGGCGATGTCTTCTCGTGA
- the sufD gene encoding Fe-S cluster assembly protein SufD, which produces MSVETNAIIGLEELTKRSESKNEPKWLTELRVAALNKMETLELPKPDKTKIHNWDFTTFTQDLGQSKVVTNVDELSSDIREYVDEDASGNSLLVQDNAQTVYQTNAVELAEKGVIFTDMATAVVEHGDLVKKYLLTEAATPDEDKLMAMHTALMEGGVFVYVPKNIHVDVPLQALYAVSAENGGLFNHVLIVAEDNSSVTYVENYAAYGEGAKVVNIVAEVYVGAGARVSFGGVDTLNETATTFVVRRGHVGRDGRIDWALGQMNDGDTIADNTTYLVGDGSYADAKLVTVGTGEQKQNFTTLIKHYGKHSEGYILKHGVMTGRALGIFNGISKIEKAATKSHGEQTERILMLGERARGDANPILLIDEDDVTAGHAASVGRIDPLQMFYLMSRGLSRIEAERLVIHGFLEPVVAQLPVESVRKQMRNVIERKAKR; this is translated from the coding sequence ATGTCAGTTGAGACGAATGCAATCATCGGACTAGAAGAACTTACTAAGCGGTCCGAGTCGAAGAATGAACCAAAGTGGCTAACTGAATTACGTGTAGCTGCATTAAATAAAATGGAAACATTAGAGCTTCCAAAACCAGATAAAACAAAGATTCATAATTGGGACTTTACTACTTTTACACAAGACTTAGGGCAATCTAAGGTTGTTACCAATGTTGATGAGTTATCAAGCGATATTCGTGAGTATGTGGATGAAGATGCATCAGGTAATAGTTTACTCGTCCAGGATAATGCGCAGACGGTTTATCAAACAAATGCAGTTGAGTTAGCAGAAAAAGGTGTTATCTTTACGGATATGGCAACAGCCGTTGTTGAACATGGAGACCTTGTTAAAAAGTATTTATTAACAGAAGCAGCAACTCCAGACGAAGACAAACTAATGGCAATGCATACAGCCCTGATGGAAGGTGGCGTGTTTGTTTACGTACCTAAAAACATACATGTTGATGTTCCACTACAAGCGTTATACGCTGTTTCAGCAGAAAACGGCGGATTGTTTAATCATGTGCTAATTGTTGCTGAAGACAATAGTTCTGTTACGTATGTTGAGAATTATGCAGCATATGGTGAGGGAGCAAAAGTGGTTAATATTGTAGCAGAAGTTTATGTAGGTGCTGGGGCTCGCGTTTCATTCGGCGGTGTTGATACACTTAATGAAACGGCAACAACGTTTGTTGTTCGTCGTGGCCATGTTGGTCGTGATGGGCGAATTGACTGGGCTCTTGGTCAAATGAATGATGGCGATACAATTGCAGATAACACAACGTATTTAGTTGGCGATGGTTCATATGCAGATGCAAAACTTGTTACTGTTGGAACAGGAGAGCAAAAGCAAAACTTTACAACGCTGATTAAACATTATGGCAAGCATTCAGAAGGATACATTCTGAAGCATGGTGTTATGACTGGACGTGCTCTAGGTATTTTTAATGGCATTTCTAAAATTGAAAAAGCCGCTACAAAATCTCATGGTGAGCAAACAGAGCGTATTTTAATGTTAGGCGAACGTGCTCGTGGTGATGCAAATCCAATTCTTCTAATTGATGAAGATGATGTAACGGCAGGACACGCTGCGTCAGTTGGGCGTATCGATCCACTTCAAATGTTTTATTTGATGAGTCGTGGATTATCCCGGATTGAAGCTGAACGCCTGGTTATTCACGGGTTTCTTGAGCCAGTTGTTGCTCAACTACCGGTCGAGTCCGTTCGTAAACAGATGCGCAATGTGATTGAGAGAAAGGCAAAACGATGA